A region from the Arachis ipaensis cultivar K30076 chromosome B01, Araip1.1, whole genome shotgun sequence genome encodes:
- the LOC107643918 gene encoding cytosolic sulfotransferase 12-like: MPQANNIMPKYLQECEVSQECKDLIATLPMEKGWLASHLHQYQGFWHITRQLQGVLSCQKHFNALNSDILIVTTPKSGTTWLKALTFALLNRHKYPKMFQNHPLLTKNPHFLVPFLELDLYNDKDLVPDLNSIPSPRLFSTHIPYVSLPKSVIDSDCKIVYLCRDPKDTFISLWHFTNELKMEGTCANSLEDSLEKFCNGVSLCGPFWDHVLGYWKESLEQPKKIMLMRYEEMKKNPSFVLKELARFVGCPFSKEEEDEGVIDDILKLCSFKNLSNLEVNKKGKLSSGEEHRAFFRCGKVGDFENYLTIEMIEQLDIITEKKLGHYGFRF; the protein is encoded by the coding sequence ATGCCTCAAGCCAATAACATAATGCCTAAATACTTGCAAGAGTGTGAAGTGTCCCAAGAATGCAAGGATTTGATAGCAACCTTGCCAATGGAGAAAGGTTGGCTTGCAAGCCACTTACATCAATACCAAGGGTTTTGGCATATCACTAGGCAATTGCAAGGAGTATTGTCTTGCCAAAAACACTTCAATGCTCTTAACTCAGATATTCTCATTGTTACAACTCCAAAATCAGGTACCACTTGGCTTAAGGCATTGACATTTGCATTGCTTAACCGCCACAAATACCCTAAAATGTTCCAAAACCACCCTTTGCTCACTAAAAACCCTCATTTTCTTGTACCCTTTTTAGAGCTTGATTTATACAATGATAAGGATTTAGTACCTGATCTAAATTCAATCCCTTCACCAAGGCTTTTCTCCACACATATTCCTTATGTTTCGTTGCCGAAATCAGTAATCGATTCAGATTGTAAAATAGTATATCTTTGTAGAGATCCTAAAGACACATTTATCTCGTTGTGGCATTTCACGAACGAACTTAAAATGGAAGGTACATGTGCCAATTCACTTGAAGATTCATTGGAGAAGTTTTGTAATGGGGTGAGCCTATGTGGACCCTTTTgggatcatgttttagggtattGGAAGGAAAGCTTGGAACAACCAAAGAAGATAATGTTGATGAGATatgaagagatgaagaagaaccCTAGCTTTGTGTTGAAAGAGCTTGCTAGGTTTGTTGGGTGCCCCTTTtcaaaagaagaggaagatgaaggtGTCATTGATGATATTTTGAAGCTATGTAGTTTCAAGAACTTGAGCAACTTGGAGGTGAATAAGAAAGGAAAGTTGTCAAGTGGTGAAGAACATAGGGCTTTCTTCCGATGTGGCAAAGTTGGAGATTTCGAAAATTATCTCACTATTGAGATGATTGAACAACTTGATATTATTACCGAAAAGAAGCTAGGACATTATGGATTTAGATTCTAG